In Juglans regia cultivar Chandler chromosome 5, Walnut 2.0, whole genome shotgun sequence, the following are encoded in one genomic region:
- the LOC118348513 gene encoding protein NDL1-like yields MGMQWREHRIETSLGSVSVAVYGDPDKPALVTYPDLGLNHVSCFQGLFFCPEACSLLLHNFCIYHISPPGHELGAAEISPEKPLLSADDLADQIVEVLDFFGGRKG; encoded by the exons ATGGGAATGCAGTGGAGG GAGCATCGTATAGAAACTTCTCTTGGTTCTGTGTCTGTTGCTGTGTATGGAGACCCGGACAAGCCAGCTCTTGTCACTTATCCAGATTTAGGTCTAAATC ATGTGTCCTGCTTTCAAGGATTATTCTTTTGTCCAGAAGCATGTTCCTTGCTGCTCCACAATTTTTGCATATATCATATTAGTCCTCCAGGGCATGAG TTGGGAGCTGCCGAAATCAGCCCCGAAAAGCCTTTGCTTTCCGCTGATGATTTAGCAGATCAGATTGTCGAGGTTCTCGATTTCTTTGG AGGAAGAAAAGGTTGA
- the LOC109001078 gene encoding vacuolar protein sorting-associated protein 41 homolog codes for MRPPRTALQMAPIPSENGVDGDDEREEEDEEEGGEDGEEEEEEEEEEEPRLKYQRMGGSIPVLLASDAASCIAVAERMIALGTHGGTVHILDFLGNQIKEFHVHTAAVNDLSFDIEGEYVGSCSDDGSVVINSLFTDEKMKFEYHRPMKAIALDPDYVRKTSRRFVAGGLAGHLYYNAKKWFGYRDQVLHSGEGPIHAVKWRTSLIAWANDAGVKVYDTADDQRITFIERPRGSTHPEVLVPHLVWQDDTLLVIGWGSSVKIASIRTNQHRATNGTYKHVPMSSRNQVDIVASFQTSHFISGIAPFGDSLVVLAYIPGEVNGEKECTRTIPSWQGNAQRPEVRIVTWSNDEISTDALPVHGFEHYKAKDYSLTHAPFSGSSYAGGQWAAGDEPLYYVVSPKDVVIAKPRDAEDHITWLLQHGWHEKALAAVEAGQGRSELLDEVGSRYLDHLIVERKYAEAASLCPKLLQGSASAWERWVFHFAHLRQLPVLVPYIPTENPKLRDTAYEVALVALATNSSFHEDLLSTVKSWPHVIYSALPVIAAIETQLTTSSMTDALKEALAQLYVIDGQYEKALLIYTDLMKPEVFDYIEKYNLHHAIREKVLQLVMIDCKHAVLLLIQNKDLITPSDVVSQLLNASNKCDHRYFLHLYLHSLFEVNPHAGKDFHDMQVELYADFDPKMLLPFLRSSQHYTLEKAYEICIRRDLLREQVFILGRMGNSKQALAVIINNLGDIEEAVEFVTMQHDDDLWEELIKQCLHKPEMVGMLLEHTVGSLDPLYIVNMVPNGLEIPRLRDRLVKIITDYRTETSLRHGCNDILKADSVNLLVKYYKEAIHGIYLSNEEDEARAKRNDSMVSQAPVRSSNVRTLEVKSKTKGGARCCMCFDPFSIQNVSVIAFFCCHAYHMTCLMDSAYNVSGRKGSEATYRDVEYEYDTVDVDDGDDDDGSQSDAHRMRCILCTTAAG; via the exons ATGAGGCCGCCAAGAACAGCTTTACAAATGGCTCCGATACCCTCGGAGAATGGCGTCGAcggagacgatgagagagaagaggaagacgaagaagaaggaGGCGAAGAcggcgaagaagaagaagaagaagaagaagaagaagagccgAGGCTCAAGTACCAGAGAATGGGGGGCAGCATACCGGTCCTGCTGGCAAGCGATGCGGCGTCGTGTATCGCGGTCGCGGAGCGCATGATCGCGCTCGGGACCCATGGTGGCACCGTTCACATCCTCGATTTTCTTGGGAACCAG ATTAAGGAATTCCATGTTCATACTGCTGCTGTCAATGACCTTAGCTTTGACATAGAAGGTGAATATGTAGGAAGCTGTTCTGATGATGGGTCTGTCGTAATAAACAGCCTTTTCACCGATGAGAAAATGAAGTTTGAGTATCATCGCCCAATGAAGGCTATTGCTCTGGACCCAGATTATGTGAGAAAAACGTCAAGAAGATTTGTGGCTGGTGGGTTAGCAGgtcatttatattataatgcCAAGAAATGGTTTGGCTATCGTGACCAG GTCTTGCATTCTGGTGAAGGTCCAATTCATGCAGTGAAGTGGAGAACAAGTCTCATTGCTTGGGCTAATGATGCGGGAGTGAAAGTTTATGACACTGCAGATGATCAGCGTATAACATTTATTGAAAGACCAAGAGGAAGCACACATCCTGAGGTTTTGGTTCCTCACTTGGTTTGGCAG GATGACACTCTCTTGGTCATTGGCTGGGGATCATCTGTTAAAATTGCATCCATAAGAACAAATCAGCATAGAGCAACAAATGGGACATATAAACATGTTCCGATGTCAAGTAGGAACCAGGTGGATATTGTGGCATCTTTCCAAACCAGCCATTTCATCTCAGGAATAGCTCCTTTTGGTGACTCTTTGGTTGTTCTAGCATATATTCCTGGGGAAGTAAATGGGGAGAAGGAATGTACTCGCACCATTCCATCATGGCAG GGAAATGCACAGAGACCAGAAGTGCGTATAGTAACATGGAGTAATGATGAGATTTCTACAGATGCCCTACCTGTACATGGCTTTGAGCATTACAAGGCAAAGGATTATTCCCTAACACATGCACCTTTCTCAG GTAGCAGCTATGCTGGTGGTCAGTGGGCTGCAGGTGATGAACCACTGTACTATGTTGTATCCCCAAAGGATGTAGTTATTGCAAAACCGAG GGATGCCGAAGATCATATTACATGGCTTCTTCAACATGGGTGGCATGAAAAAGCTTTGGCAGCTGTTGAAGCTGGTCAGGGACGGAGTGAACTTCTCGATGAA GTTGGATCAAGATACCTTGATCATTTGATTGTGGAAAGGAAGTATGCTGAAGCTGCATCTTTGTGTCCCAAATTGTTGCAAGGATCTGCTTCGGCATGGGAAAG ATGGGTTTTCCACTTTGCTCATCTCCGTCAGCTTCCCGTGTTGGTTCCATATATACCAACAGAAAACCCAAAACTGCGTGATACTGCTTATGAG GTTGCTCTTGTAGCTTTGGCTACAAATTCTTCTTTCCATGAGGATCTTTTGTCAACTGTCAAATCTTGGCCACATGTGATTTATTCTGCATTGCCTGTTATTGCTGCCATAGAAACACAGCTTACTACTTCATCCATGACTGATGCACTCAAAGAG GCACTAGCACAATTGTATGTAATAGATGGGCAATACGAGAAAGCTCTTTTAATCTATACTGAT CTTATGAAGCCAGAAGTGTTTGACTACATCGAAAAATACAACTTGCATCATGCAATTCGTGAAAAG GTCTTGCAACTTGTGATGATAGATTGCAAGCATGCAGTTCTGTTATTGATCCAAAATAAGGACTTGATTACTCCATCTGATGTTGTTTCTCAACTTCTGAATGCCAGCAATAAGTGTGATCACAGATATTTCCTGCACCTGTATCTCCATTCTTTATTTGAAGTAAATCCACATGCTGGAAAGGATTTTCATGATATGCAG GTGGAGCTCTATGCAGATTTTGATCCAAAGATGCTACTTCCTTTTCTTCGTAGTAGTCAACATTATACACTTGAAAAG gcatatgaaatttgcatcaGAAGAGATCTTCTAAGGGAGCAAGTCTTCATCCTTGGAAGAATGGGAAATTCTAAACAAGCCCTTGCTGTCATTATAAATAACTTAGGGGATATAGAGgag GCTGTAGAGTTTGTGACCATGCAGCATGACGATGACCTTTGGGAAGAATTAATAAAGCAATGTCTTCACAAACCTGAAATG GTGGGTATGTTGTTGGAGCACACAGTTGGAAGTCTTGATCCTCTCTATATTGTAAATATGGTTCCCAATGGCTTGGAGATACCTCG GCTTAGAGATCGGCTGGTCAAGATCATTACTGATTATAGGACTGAAACATCTCTTAGACATGGTTGCAATGATATCCTCAAG GCTGATAGTGTGAACCTTTTGGTTAAGTATTACAAAGAGGCAATACATGGGATTTACTTGagcaatgaagaagatgaagcacGGGCAAAGAGGAACGACAGTATGGTTTCTCAGGCACCTGTGAGATCATCAAATGTGAGAACCTTGGAGGTTAAGTCTAAGACTAAGGGTGGTGCAAGGTGCTGCATGTGTTTTGATCCATTCTCTATACAAAATGTGTCGGTCATCGCTTTCTTTTGCTGTCATGCTTATCACATGACTTGTCTTATGGATTCTGCCTACAATGTTAGTGGTAGGAAAGGGTCCGAAGCCACCTACCGGGATGTAGAATATGAATACGATACTGTTGATGTAGATGATGGTGACGATGATGATGGTTCCCAGTCGGATGCACATCGTATGCGTTGTATCTTATGTACTACAGCTGCTGGTTGA